One genomic window of Cyprinus carpio isolate SPL01 chromosome B8, ASM1834038v1, whole genome shotgun sequence includes the following:
- the LOC109107079 gene encoding C-C motif chemokine 28-like, with protein MSSSLFIHTQCCSTMELKTKSVLLLICVTIIILTSTEVDAIASCCLRVSKHIRRDDLRLVSKYEIQHKSGVCEIDAVILHIRKKLICADLRVLKHLKKLKKNNKPKRA; from the exons ATGAGCTCTTCTCTATTCATTCACACTCAATGCTGTTCAACCATGGAGCTCAAAACAAAGTCTGTGCTGCTGCTCATCTGCgtcaccatcatcatcctcaccaGCACTGAAG TGGATGCCATTGCCAGTTGTTGTCTGAGAGTTTCAAAGCACATCCGTCGGGACGATCTCCGTTTGGTCTCCAAATATGAGATCCAGCATAAATCTGGTGTCTGTGAAATCGATGCAGTGAT ATTACACATCAGAAAGAAACTGATCTGTGCTGATCTCAGAGTCTTGAAGCACTTGAAGAAACTCAAGAAGAATAACAAACCCAAACGGGCTTAA